The nucleotide sequence AGGTTATTTGTTACAAAAGTCTCGAAGCAAGGAAAGctgtaataatttataaaaaagcCACGGCTATTGACAGTATTTGGGGCATATCTTAGGGTACTGGGTGTAATAAACATAACTTTCTCAATGGCATGATGTAtctaattaagataaatatgtTGAAAGAGTAATCAGCTGAACTATTAATTAGATTGCAAGACATTCTATGATTCTAATTTGGTTAGGTTTTCAACTTGGGGTGTATTTTGATGGCAGACTAAATTTCATCTATAATCAGGACTAGATATATAAAGAACCtcgtcatcatcatcaattgcaCCTTAACCTAATCACATTGATTCTCAGCAAAAGAAAAAAGTCACATTCACAGTACAAATTCATGCAAcagaacaatgtggcaaaattttatgctGGATGCCCTTCTTGATGCAACCCTCTAACAACGAAATGATGAGACAACgttccaacaccatcttcatatagaAAAGTTTTATGAGATAGTAGtgaataaagataatcaatACGGTCTTTTTTCATCACATAGTTAATATTGTGAAACAAATTTGTACAACATGGAAATACAGCTCTAGATATATAAAGAACCTAATTGTAGAATTTGTTAATCCCATATTTGTAATTGTGTCTTCTTACTTATTCTAGCATGGTTTTGCAGGGAATCCTCAAAGATGGCAGAGAAGTTGCAGTGAAAACACTTTCGGCTGAATCAAAGCAGGGCCTGCGCGAGTTTTTGGCGGAGATAACTACAATATCAAATGTTAAACATCCAAATCTTGTTGAGTTAATTGGATGCTGTGCTCAAGGAACTAATCGAGCTTTAGTGTATGAATATCTAGAAAATAACAGCCTTGATCATGCATTATTAGGTAATTTGATCAAGTGTGGAACATGAACAGTTAGAATTTGCACACACAGGAGCCCTGAGGTACATCTTATTGGCGCTTGCAGGTTCAAAGAGAAATGCACAACTGGACTGGAGAATAAGATCTGCTATCTGTATAGGCGCTGCTAGGGGTCTTGCTTATCTTCATGAAGAACTTCTGCCCCATATAGTGCATAGGGACATCAAAGCTAGCAATATACTTCTTGATCAAGATTTCACTCCAAAAATTGGGGATTTTGGGTTGGCTAAACTTTTCCCAGATAATGTCACACATATTAGCACAAAAATAGCGGGAACAACGTAAATTACCATTTCAAACCCCCACTTGAAGTGATTGCCTCTTATCTTTTGTTTGATGCATCATCTATTTTCATCTTTACTTCAAAACCAACAAGTTTTTGTGCATCACTCAATAATTTAGTCCTTATATCTTTAATATGGGTTCTACTGTTTCATACTTGGCCTATTACTCTTTTGCTTGTTTAATATGCTTGCCTTTTCTAGTTTCTGCAATTAATGTATATGTTTCCCCTTGAAGGCTGAATGGTCTGAAAATCTGATGTGTGTCGCAATTCTGCCTTTCTTGTTCTTATACTACAAattttaatagtatttttttagtGTCATTATATGGACTAAATATTACACCATTCAGTTTCTTCTTTGAAATTCATAATTGTTTTCTTGGAATTGATGAAAAGGAAAATTCCTCACTTTTGCCTTCGGTTTCTTCCATGCAGTGGTTATCTAGCGCCTGAGTATGTATTGGGTGGTCAATTAACAATGAAGGCAGATGTTTACAGTTTTGGTATCCTCATTCTTGAAATAGTAAGTGGCAAAAGCAGTTCAAAGGCAAATTGTGGAGGaatggaaaaatttctactagAATGGGTATGttaagtttttcttttccaatttctgGAAACAAAAAGTCTTGCCAGCTTTAGATTTCCTATCAGGTCATCAATGTCatggcttctctctctctctgtttggtCAACTTGACTTGTGAATTGTGATCATTGAATTATTTCTTCTATCTGCCAATTCTGCTCATAAATAGTACACCATAttgatcgattttttttttttttttgtctttttgctGGAAGGGTGTTTGTATTGTTAAATACATTGATGTGCAATTTTTGGCCCGTTTGTTAGCAATATAAACTTGGCTAATTGTTTCTAAGCATTTGGTTCTGTGAATTATGTTTATTCATTTTCCATTCCAAAGGGTAAAAGAGGTGTTGGTGGTTGTTTGTTTGGGTGGGTGGGACGGGGGGGTGTTGCAGTGGAGGTGCGGTGGGGATGGAGAGTTCTATGTATATTGTTGGCTTCAGTTCTTAACAGCTTTAATGTTTGGGACAATTGATGAGTTTTAAGCTACTCAAAGCGGAAAGAAGTTAAATTCACAGATCAAGCTTATCGCATTCACATAATTTACTATGCTTTTTATGTCATTTTGTTCAAGCAACTTCTTTCATGTAGATCAAAAAGATTTTCTTTAACAGGCATGGCAGCTTTATGAAGAAGGGAAACTCTTAGAGCTAGTGGACCCGGAGCTGGATGATTTTCCCAAGGAAGAAGTCCTTAAGTACATGAAGGTAGCCTTTTTCTGCGCACAAGCAGCAGCCAACCAAAGGCCAATGATGAGCCAGGTTGTTGACATGCTTTCAAGAGACATCCGGCTCAATGAGAAGCAACTTAAAGCCCCAGGTTTCTTCCGAGATTCTGGCGGGCTAAgcgcttttccttcttcaaatATAAATAAGTCACATGAAAGCTCTAGTACCTATCAAATGAGTTCTGTTCCCACCACTATCACAGAGGTGATCCCTCGATGAAACTTGGTCGGTCTATGTTTCCGGGCGGCCCTACAAATATTATGCCTCACTTCAACAGCAAGACAGCTAAAAGCCATGAGAAAAGAGCAAGGcttgtttcttttcttcacCTTCCCCCTCATATTTTGTTTCGCcgttttcttctttttgagttttgagatttttggtAGGAATTTTTTAGGTGATTGGCATGTAGCATTCTTGGGGAAGAAATTCCTATTTATTGCTTCAAGATAcaatagagacaaaaaaatgagaaatgatCATTGGATTGGCAGACTCTCTCTGTTGAGTTATATTCTGTCTAGCTGAATTTATTTTAGGTCCATAATAATCATCCAGGTGCTAAATGATCCTTCAgttattttacatatttgaGTACTGACCAGATCAATTTGGGGATTGATTGATAAGCCTATTAAAATGTCAGACTTTGCTGTGCAGCCTtggttcaaaatattttattttaccaCTACCTTTCTCCCTCACAAACACTCATAAAAATGTCTACAAtgcaaaataacaattttataaGAACCGTTTTCAAGTAAAATCTATTTAGTGCTTGGTTAAATCATCTAAGAAAAGTTTTTAGTGATGTTATATGTGTTTGGTTAGTAATTGAAAAAACAAGTATAGTAACAAGAATACCATATATCAAGGGTATTGATAAAATTGTTCATGCGATTAGCGCTACTTGAAATGtgtaatgtttataattttaaacgtgACTGGGCATAATTtgtttagaaataattttattttctgctGCTTTTACTTCAGAGTAGAAAAATAGCTTTTGGGTCCAACACTACGAAAAAACTCACAAAAGttattctaataaaataaaaatacttttttgaCTCTTCACAGCACAGCCAAAAAGAGACCctaattcttcttttttttttctggttaGACTGAGTTCAAGAAGAATCATCATTGCAAATCAATGGcctaataaaaaagaaactttGGACCCAACCTAATTTCACCACAAAAGTGACCGAGTCAACAACCTAACTGGAAAGGGATACAACCATCAAGTATCACAGAAGATCTGAGCCCCCTTTGGTTGCTCTATTCTCACTtcaaatcatatcatatcaGGTAAAGGGTAAGGGAGTGGGTAGCGaattaagaaaacaaaagaaagaagaaaaaagaagagaaacatgtatggtttctctctctctctctgctgaATAATCCTATAgtttatttcatttcttatttattcgTTACCTGAAAAAGAAAGGTACCGGTAATTTCATTCCCCTTTTCCTCATTCCATTCgacaatgaatttgagattgCATAGTTGTATGGCATTTTATTCTGCTGGACGAATattcaaaattgtcaaaatggAACACAACAATGCAGCCACAGGACGCCAAGTGTATTCAATTATCACCCCAATCAGAAATCTGGCATATAAAAGATTTCATGATACatgtgggaaaaaaaaattaaaaagacaaAGCGAGATCACAAAAGGAACAAGGAAATATAAGAGAGGCAAGCCCACTTATACCAGAGAGACTACGTATAATAAGCAGAAAACTACAAGTTAGTCACAGTTGCCATCAATCATTTTTAGAGTCCCTACTTATACCAGATACTATGTATAATGTGAACAAACAACAAAGTTGCATGATTTCCCACCAGACTTTGCCTACTATATCTGTCAGAAGAATGCCCAAGATCATTTCAGCTAAATATCATCAAAGGCAGCCATTACCAGATTCGATTTTGTGATCTTTGATCAAATTTGCCATATCTGAGGAGAACTTTGTGATCTCAACAAATGAATGCTCCCCATTCTGCAGAAACTTGTAATGAGCTCAAGGACCACAACAGAAGTATTCTCATAAGCAGAATTCTAGTATATGCCTTCATCTGCAacaattatgaaattattagcATACATATTTCAATTGCAAAACCTTTGACAAATTGCAAGTAAAAGTGCTGGTGAGATACAGTACCACCATCACGATCATCATCCATGTTAAagtcatcctcatcatcatcaaaatcaatattCTGTAAGATAGATCAATGAACAATGAGGACGAGTTATTTTTCACTTGTAATGAACTTACAATCGCATACGGAAAAAAACTAACTtaagaaatttgaaagaaatagtAGCTGTCATATTAAGTTGAAAACTATTCATCTAAGAAGAAACAATTCCACAGATACAGCAATAACGTGCCTTCAGATATAACAAGTGTAGGTGTTATAAGTAGCAACTTGACTAAAAGTAAAGCTAAATCCAAGGTATTCATATTTAGCAACAAAGTTATCTTACTTactagaaaaaaagaaaaaagaatgaacTTATTCCTACAAACCTGATTATAATCACCATCGTCACTGAATTCCTCATCCTCCTCTTCAATTCtgtcatcatcttcttcctcattttcacCTTCTTGCTTTTCCTTTCCACCTTTCTCGCCTTGGCCCTAGTTATTTGAAATAAACAGGAAAAATATTGCAAAATGAGGAAATCCAGGACAAAgtcaagaaatataaaaagtaaacaacaaataaatcGCAAGATTCTTGGAATTATGCAGTTGACATGATCTTTAAAAGAAGCATAAGGGCGCAATTGAATTAGACATTAGTAACCTGATACTTCTCTTCGAGCTTCTCAAAAACATCTAATTTCTGTAGGTCTGtcacataaatatattaatcagttttgaaataataatcaGTAGCATTATTAAAATGGAATAATTTCCTAAATAAATGGATCATTGATCAACAGTTCCATAGGAAATCGGAAAAATATAATGTACAAACTTCACCATATACAGAGAAGAGACAGTAACTCCAAGTAAAACCCCTGTAAGTTTGGGGTTTTATGGAGTTGGAAGCTTAAACTAAAAATTGGGGTAACACAAGAAGATAATGAAAATGccacaaaaaattgaataatctAAATGTCATCCAGAATGATTAAGCCAGCCTCACATGCAAAGATTACTGACTCTTGAATCAACCATCCTTTAGATGAATCGAAACCAGATCCTAGTAATATGCATCAATTACACAAACAACCATAAACTAGTATTACATTTTACTGAATACTATGAGTAATAGTAGCTCCTCGAATGGTTA is from Diospyros lotus cultivar Yz01 chromosome 2, ASM1463336v1, whole genome shotgun sequence and encodes:
- the LOC127795015 gene encoding putative serine/threonine-protein kinase; amino-acid sequence: MSCSCFGASVARRKRRDPHDHQDLEGQPFENIKTFSYNELGTATDNFHPRNKIGRGGFGTVYKGILKDGREVAVKTLSAESKQGLREFLAEITTISNVKHPNLVELIGCCAQGTNRALVYEYLENNSLDHALLGSKRNAQLDWRIRSAICIGAARGLAYLHEELLPHIVHRDIKASNILLDQDFTPKIGDFGLAKLFPDNVTHISTKIAGTTGYLAPEYVLGGQLTMKADVYSFGILILEIVSGKSSSKANCGGMEKFLLEWAWQLYEEGKLLELVDPELDDFPKEEVLKYMKVAFFCAQAAANQRPMMSQVVDMLSRDIRLNEKQLKAPGFFRDSGGLSAFPSSNINKSHESSSTYQMSSVPTTITEVIPR